The following coding sequences lie in one Manis javanica isolate MJ-LG chromosome X, MJ_LKY, whole genome shotgun sequence genomic window:
- the LOC140847500 gene encoding uncharacterized protein, whose protein sequence is MDSLTEQRLTSPNLPAPHLEHYSVLHCTMTLDVQTVVVFAVIVVLLLVNVILMFFLGTR, encoded by the coding sequence ATGGACAGTCTGACAGAACAGAGACTGACATCTCCCAATCTGCCGGCCCCCCATCTGGAACACTACAGTGTTCTGCATTGCACCATGACCCTGGATGTGCAAACTGTAGTCGTTTTTGCCGTGATTGTAGTTCTCCTGCTTGTCAATGTCATACTCATGTTTTTCCTGGGAACGCGCTGA